Part of the Chanos chanos chromosome 5, fChaCha1.1, whole genome shotgun sequence genome, AATtattaatttgtgtttgtttttaggtaGCTAGCTTTGGAAGATTGACGGTTTGATATCTATTATCCTAGTCTGCTCTCAAGTTAGCAAGCTAGTTAGCAATTGGTCAGCAAATTTCGTCTACTGGACCAGCAGTAGCTGGGCTAAATTTCATTACAACACTTTGTGACCAACTCGACAGCACTAATAGCTAAAAAAATTAGACAGACTTACTCAACTTTTTGAGTTAACCCCGCAGCCAGTGCTGCCATCAGACGGCTTTTGTCATAATGTTGGCTGACTGTTAAATCTTTATTTAATAAGTTATTTATACGCGTCTTCGATAACCCTGTAGCCTGGTTAACTTCCCAACTTTCCAGAGAGTTAAATTCttaatagggttttttttgtcgctTTGGTTGACTAACGAACAACGTTTATTAATATTCGTAATTTATAGCTGGTTTGGGATGTGAATACACGTGGGTCACGAACGGGTTTTCTTAGTTGGTTTGTAGTGGTAGTTGAAGTTGAACCGTTGTCCGGTTTGTCAAAATTAAATGTGTGGCTGTTTGAGGTCTGATCTTAAACTGTAACATTCCAGTGCCCTATCAAAGTGAAAGCTCTGAGAAGAATggataaaaaatgacaaaatcaacaaaactgCTCTCGTATTCTTCCTTATTTTTCCTCAAGAAAGTATGACTTACGACCTAATTAGCCTTTGAACTCTAGTCCAAATTATGGTAGGAACaggatatttatttatatttaagtCGAATACTTCAACACTGACACTTTGCTTAGTCAGTGTAGTTAGTGACGTTGTTCCTACCCCACCTGATAAGGTGTCGGAAGTAAAGTAAACACTTTTGTGAGGTGAGGAACTGTTACAAAAGCATGATGCTGCCTTTGCTAATCAGCTCTTcacaattttcattttgttgtcttATTAAACTTCCTTGTATATAAACACTCATTCAGAGATACAGGAAGAAGAGTAGTTGCAGAGTTGTGCCAGGATGTCTAACTTGTGTAGGATACTGATATCAAAGCACTCCTGTGCCGTTTTGTCTCTTTCAATGACAAAATGCCCTGGAGGCAACGAATTGTGTCTTTGCTTTGTAATGTAGATGCTTAACTCATTGTCTAGTGCTGACAGGTGGTTCTAAATGATTGTCTCCAATCATCTTGTGTATGCAAGAGTTTATAATTCTCCACCCTCTCTCgtgttttttcctttcacccaccccccacccctccattATGGGATTGTTATGACCACCTCTGTTACTGTAACTGATATCTTGTCCTGTAACTCGGGCAGGTATCTCCGTCTGTATGGGAGAAAGTTCAGTAAGGAGGACCATGTACTTTTCATTAAGCTCCTGTACGAGCTGGTCACCATCCCTAAGCTGGAGATCAGCATGATGCAAGGGTTCGCCAGGCTCCTGATCAACTTACTCAAGTAAGAAACACCCCTCAACACCGCTCTATGTACCTCCGCATCTTCAGCATCATCTGACTTTCTTACGCATGCTGTCTGGATAGATATTCTAATAATGTCtctttgttcatgtttgtttgtttatttctctctctatctctctcaggaAGAAAGAGCTGCTTTCAAGGGATGACCTGGAGTTACCCTGGAGACCTTTGTATGAGCTGTATGAGAGGATCCTGTATTCTAAAACAGAACATCTGGGTCTCAACTGGTTCCCAAAGTAGGTCCCCTTCCACGACCACACCCTTTTCAGGGTTTCATCCGCACAGCCTTTGGGCTGTCCTGACTTCTGATTAGTGGCGTAGATGTCCGTTTGCCCACGGAACAGCATTTCCTTTGTGAATGGGCACTCCGTCCTTTATCAGCATGGCGtttgagaacagagagagcatgaattAGTTTGGTTTAAACATAACTTGAGAGAAACGTTGCCATACTTAAGACTCTGCTAAAGTGGGTCAGTATTCTGGGTAAACTGAAGTCATGGAAAAACCAGAGAGTGCTTGTGCATGCCCCATGGAATacagcaggattttttttttttttttaagtttgaaacCCAAGTTCTGGTGTCTTTCTGGTTGTTAAATattgtgttggactgtgtaTAAGCACTTAAGCACTGTTAAGTTCAGTAGGCCCTTAGTATCACGTAGACCTGTCACACATCAGAGTGTCTTAACACTTGTATCCAGTCACTTTTTATAGGACCAGATTACATGTGTAAGCTACtggtttttcagtgtgtttagtgttggCTTATgcttctctcccttttctcatATTCAGTTATCGAGCAGAAGCCTCCCCTAAACAAAAAATGCTAAGTTATGTGCGCAAGCGGTAAGCACagctagtgtttttttttatgtgttgtaCTGTACTTGTACCAAGGGGTTATGTCTTGGGTTAATTGCATGCGTTCCTAAattgaaagcaaaaaaaaaagaattggttGATTATGGATGTCAAATGCAGCttacatttgttgttttctttattgaGTTACAGCAATAACCTGCCAAAGCTTCATGCTCAAATAAGGAAATGGTACTCCTCGCACTTGTCTCATCCTTTACTGTCAAACATGATTCCTGGCGACTCTGGGCTGATTCTCCCTCTGCTTAATTTGTCCCAGAAACTTGTTTACCTGGCATTGATGAAGCTGGACATAATGTTGAAAAACTGATAATTGACCTGACTTGTAACCACATTAGTTACTGAGATACAACGGAATTGGCGGCTAATTTCAGTTTGTAGGTTTGAATTTGATTCAGGGCACAATATTGACGTATCAGAGCGGTCACTTTACCCAGGAATGGAATTTTGACTCTGGTCTCATGTCCCTAAACCCTTTCAGCTCCCATCCTGattaaaatggcttttttttctcacacagcaGCTGCATGTTACACCAGAAATGTAAAGAAGAGGTCAAAATGTAAATGACTTTGTAGTaggaaatgcaaaaaaaaaaaaaaagctttggtcATGCTGGCTTGAATCTTTTTCAACGTAAGCATGACTTTGCCAATGCGATCGAGAGCTCAAGCGCACTTCAGATGTTATTTAAATGCGAGCTGACTGGCTTCACATTTGTTGGTAGCCGTGTTAGAGAGTTAAATGTCAGGAGAGCTTTGCCAGTTTTCCCTTTGGTGTCTGGTGTCAGTGAGTGTGCTATTTAAATCTTCACactggcactgtgtgtgtttatagaaaatgcatgcatgtttgtgtgcatcaAGAATTAGAACAGTAGCCACGAATCTGAAAGACtcattttaattacacattGTTGATACTAGGGGACTTTCTTgatacactttctctctctctctctctctctttctttctctctctctctctctctctctctctctctctctttcttagcCACAGTTGAGATTTATGTGGGCATATTCAACATCACGTTGTTTGCTAAACACAGTGTGGTCTGTCTCATACAGTGACTGGCTCAGTCAACTTAATCAGATTTGTCATCCTACACTGAACTTTCTCCAGTTTCAACAGCGGTTTGTCGCTCTAATATGGAAGCCCATTTAACATCAAACTCCACTGTTTCATCTGTTGATCAGCACAGTAATTGGGATAGAGCTTGTGACACAGAATGCaatacatgcagacacacgcaaTTTTATGCCTttaaatatacagacacacattagaATCCCTCTTTTATCTTGCCTAGACTGAACCAGTTTGGACCTGGGAAATCTTGTATCTTGTGCTGTCTAGTTGGGTTTCAAGTCTGCACGTGGTCTAATCGCAtcctgggctttttttttttctttcttttcaccatAGAATGTTTAACCAACTTCTTTAAGTCTCTGTCAAAATGTATTGCAATTTAGTAAATGCCTTTAATTGttgttgtcccccccccccccactgtcttttcatctctctccagctctgtgGAAAATGTGCTGAAGACACTGGTGAAGAGCTGCAGGCCGTAAGTTGACTGTGATACCTGTTCATTTCTGACATAGCAGTGTACATTTGTCAGTCTATGCACTTTAAAACATACTTGACCTAGCCTTAAGGGAGTAAGCAGATTTCCCAGGGGCAGTTGACAGAATCACGTAATCAGACCATTGTTGGGTGAGCCTATGGAGAGCTTTTGCTCTGAGAggattaatgtgtttttctgagaCACCAGACATTTGATTCTTTGATTGAAATACCAAATATTTCCCACCCAAACAGTTTGTTTTGCAAGACTTTGTGTAAGAGAAAGTTCTCCCTGATGCGAGATGGAATTAGCCAGTGTGACATTGCAtggctctgtgtgcgtgtgtgtgcgtgtgtgtgcatgtgtgtgcgtgcgtgtgtgtgtgtgtgcgtgtgcgtgtgataGGTATTTCTCTGAGTCAGCAACGCAAGAGATGTTGGACGAGTGGCGGCCGTTACTATGCCCTTTCGACGTTACCATGCAGAAGGCGGTGGGCTACTTTGAGCTTTTCCTCCCAACAATAATGCCCCCAGAGCAGCATGACAAGGGCTTCAAGTGAGTGTCCCCCCCGTCCTCCCCCCACATGTCCATCCCGTCTCATTCAGCAGTATCCCTGTGCTTTAGCTTTTCCACCAACAGCACTCACTATATTCACCATCATTTTGAAGTATCCTTCAAGCAGAAGAATGcactattcattcatttgatagATATGCGTGGAAAGAGAGGAGTCTCTGTTACAAACCATGTACCATATGCTATATGCTCAAACTTCATCTAATTtgactgtaatgttttttttttttgttttgtttattataaGGCTGTGGTTTGACGAGCTGATGGATCTTTGGGTATCGGTGCAGAACCTGCCAAGCTGGGAGGGGGTGAGTGCCTCTCGACACGCCTGTCACCGATATCACGTCTTTCTATTCCTGTATCCTTTTTCTCACACTATCATTCCTCAGCTTTTTCctcctgtttatttttctcttggcCTTCTTCTGTTTCAGAACCTTGTCAATCTCTTTGCACGTCTGGCAAATGACAACATTGGCTATGTCAACTGGGATCCATACATTCCCAAGGTGCGTATAGAGTCATTTTAAACTTCTCTTGAGATTTGTtgagttttattttagtttCGATCAGGAGACTGTGATGTTGTTGAGACGTTGTGCGTTGTGCTGTCAGATCTTTACCCGGATCCTGCGTAGCTTTAACCTGCCCGTGGGTAGCAGTCAAATGATCGTGCCCAGATACCTGACCAACTCTTACGACATCGGCCACGTGGTCCTCTGGATCTCTTCCATGCTGGTGAGTCATATGGATCATGAGTCCAGCTAAAACTTTCAAGAAAGTGAATAAAATCTGTTGATGTAAAATGTATCGATCGTTAGCGGTCGGCTATAGCGGTATAGGTGTGGGTGCCATTTTATAGAGAGTGATACTGACTCCTTGCTCTGTGGTATCAGGGAGGCCCAGGAAACCAGGCTCAGAAACAGCTCAACGGACTCTTCAGCAGCATTGCCTCTTTCTACCACCCCTCAAACAACGGGCGCTGGCTggtaagaccccccccccaaaaaaagaaacaaaaaactctTTTAAACTTGGTGCCTGCGTGATGGTCTCTTTTCAGATCAGAGTCAACAAAGTCAACAACACTTGCGTGTATGTCGACTTTTGGTCCAAACCCACTCAAAAACACCTGATGAAGCTGTTGGTCTTGAATAGCTTAGAAACGTTCGCTGTAACAGGTTCAAAGCGAAAGCCTGTAAAGAGCTTGGTCGAGCTGGAGGTGGGTGTCTCACCCCCGCTCCAAAGTGTCACTCGGGTGTGAAAACACGtatatgtggtatgtgtgtttacagaaacTGATTTCTGCTGTTTCACATTCCGCTTTTCAAACAAAGCCGCGTATGAAAAAAGAGATaatatgagaaaagagagagagggatacgGAACAGGTCAAAGTTCCGTAAAGAGgtaatatgaaaaatatgaaaaatgaaaaaagagataatatgagaaaagagagagagggatatggAACAGGTCAAAGCCGCGTATGAAAAAAGAGATaatatgagaaaagagagagagggatatggAACAGGTCAAAGCCGCGTATGAAAAAAGAGATaatatgagaaaagagagagagggatatggAACAGGTGTCTCCTCACGGACAGGGAAGTTTCTGTGGTGCCTCTGTCCGTTTATGTTGGTTCAGCCCCCACCACCGCTCCCTCCACCCGGTTCCATCTTACCGCcattccagaaccttctgtggtgtgtgtgttgtcagctgAAGTTTATGTTTGCTGAAATATGGCCAAGCCAGCCGACGGTGTGTATTGGGTGGATGGTTCGCTGGAAGCCTGCAGTTGTTCAGAGAGCATGCCATTCCTGAGgactttctccttctctgtctttctctctttgtcacaataacagacacacactccctgcATATAGACATTATGCAGTTCTGACCGCACCTATCAGTTTTATAATTCTTGATCCAGGGCTCTACAGTATGACCATTTCACTTGCGCATGTGAGTAAAAATGTGGGTGCGCAAACGCCAAAAGGCACTACAGGAGCCCTAAGAAgacatgaatttacatttaatttagattccgttttctcgtgagaacatgttatttttctttattttctcaagATCTcgacttatttatgtcattatcataaaataacaaaactttgttttctcgagataacAACATAgataattatgtcattatctcGAGAAATACAACTCGCATATGCGAGTGAAATGGTCACACCATAGAGCTCTGTGATCACACTAACTTAATGATCTTTTTATTGGAGGGGTAGTTAATAAATTtgacactttcatttcattttatgacaATGTTAGACCTTAATATGATGGGTCATTACCCCTGCTCCCCTGATATATGTTTGCTCATTTATACACGGTGATCTTGAAGTGTGTTAGGAATCTTATCTCAATTTGATGTCATCTTCATTCCCTCTAAAATAACTACAGTAGAGCTGTTTGTCTTGACTACCTTTTTAACCTTTTTGCTATCATCTGTTTCTACATGtgcctgttttctgtctgtctgactcctGTTACTTTCTCTAATTACTTAGTGACCTGTCGTGCTGTAagtaacccctctctctctctccctccctctctctctctctctctctctctctctctctctctctgtgtcctatATCAGATGAAGCTGATGAAGCTCTTGCAGAGGCTGCCTGCCAGCGTGGTTCGGCGGCTGCACAGAGAGCGTTATAAGAAGCCCTGCTGGATCACGCCTGTCCCAGCTAGTCACCGCCTCACTGATCAGGACGTGACAGACTTTGTGGAGAGCATGAAGCAGCCGGTGCTCATGGCCATGTTTAGTAAGACGGGCAGCATGGATGCAGCCCAGGCCCTCCAGAACCTGGCTCTGATGAGACCTGAACTGGTCATTCCTCCAGTGCTGGAGAAGTGAGTGTTCGAGTCaactggaaacagagagaaaagcacaaCTCCCTTGCTCACCCAGAATCCTTTAAATAGCTTGTTGAGTTAACCCTGAAATGTGTGACCACAAGCCAAATTGCGGTTTAACATGGTGATCTATCTGATGAAGTGTGTGAGTTGTGCTTTTTTAGAGGCccttcatatatacatatatatcacgGTATTTGAAGCTTATAAAAAgcgggtttgtttttttgcctttctgaAATGGGCACATTTCGGGCATGTATAGTTAGTAAAATGTACCCTATAAAAAATTCCTTCATTTAGATTTCCTTTGAGTTGAAATACCACTGTCTAAATCTCCGGTTGACAGCCCTGCCCCTGGATGGTTGTATGTTTACAAAATTCTGTCCTAGATCTAAATGAATGCTCCCAGTTATATTGTTGGTCAAGTTGAATAATACGTGTCTACCTAGAGTTGAAGCGAAAGGTTAAGTATACTTCAGGCCCTTTAGGAGATGTACCTGACTAGCCATGTTTATCTCCAGTGTCGCGTTCCACATACATCATTAAGTTTAATGGTTATCCCCACGGGGGGGACACAAATCCCACCTGCCGTAGAGTAAAGAAGCTTGGTTGTCAGTCTTCCTAGAATTCACCTTTAAGCAGATCCAGAGCAGTTCCCCCTGACAGGAAGTGACACTGTTAGTGGTCTGCTGTGGGCTTGATGTGCCTGTCTCTGGCGCCCCCTGTAGGACATACCCTGCCATGGAGACGCTGACTGAGCCTCATCAGCTGACGGCCACTCTTAGCTGTATGATCGGAATGGCCCGGAGTCTGCTTAGCGGTGGACGTCACTACCCAGAAGGCCCTGCTCATGTCCTTCCGTTGCTCATGAGGGCTTTGCCTGGTGTCGACCCCAATGACTTCAGCAAGTGCATGGTGGGTAATTTCATGAGTGTACCACCCTGTTCCAGATGTAGACATTCAATCTAGCAGTCTAGCACACCTGATTGTAAAGACTTTGATTGAATCAGGTACGTTGGACTGATGACACACTCAGGGTTGGCTTCCCTTTTGTTGAAAGTGCATGACTTTCATGGTTGACTTACTTCATGACTGaaatgggttgtttttttttgcatttatgcCTTTTTAAAATCACCCTCTCTTGGCTGTCTCGTCTTTTAGATAACATTCCAGTTCATCGCTACTTTTACTACTCTTGTGCCTTTGGTGGACTGCTCTTCAGCCCTTCATGAGAAAAATGATTTAACAGAGGTAAACTAGCTTTCCCATGACACCCTCTATAGAAATAGCACAAAACAAACTTCATCACAAGGGTGAAGTCGAGTGTCTCATAGAcaaaactgtctctgtctcctgtacagatggagagagagctaTGTTCAGCATCTGCGGAGTTTGAGGACTTTGTTCTACAGTTTATGGACAGGtaagcagacaaacacatctgtatgtgtctgtgtctctgtgtctgtgtgtgtatgctggccTTTGACTGTCATGGGAGGTAGTGGTGTGTAGTATAAGTAGcgcgtatttgtgtgtttgcctgcagGTGCTTTGCATTGATTGAGAGCAGCACACTGGAGCAgaccagagaggagacagagactgagaagaTGACTCACCTGGAGAGCTTGGTGGAACTGGGCCTGTCCTCCACCTTCAGTACAATCCTCACACAGTGCTCTATGGAGATCTTTAAGGTCTGAACACGCACTCACATCTTTAAGGTCTTAACACGCACCCACTCACACAAGCACCCAAACACTGGCCATCATCAGCGTACTTCTGAGATCTTCTAGCTCCAGGAAAGTCCTCAAAATCTTATCTATTTATTGTCAAATACAAGCACCCACATAAATACATACGTAAATAAACTCATCAGGCATTTCTGAGATGTGGATACGTCAGCCTGAGCCTAAGTTTTGGTTATTCCATTTTGGTCATTCCTGCCCTGCTGGTTATATCTTGTCTCATTGCCCTGCTGGTTATATCTTGTCTCATTGCCCTGCTGGTTATATCTTGTCTCATTGCCCTGCTGGTTATATCTTGTCTCATTGCCCTGTTTCTCGTCCTGTTCACAGGTCGCTCTGGAGAAGGTTTTTAACTTTGCCACCACCAACATCTTTGAGACTCGAGTTGCAGGGAGAATGGTGGCAGATATGTGCAGAGCAGCATCTAAGGTAACACAGTCTTCACATTGCTCagatagtgagacagagaacgtgtgtgtgtgtgcgcccgcgtgtgtgtgcgcccgcgtgtgtgtgcgcgcgcgcgtgtgtgcgcgcgcgcgtgtgtgtgcgaatgcgtgtgtgtgtgcgcgcgcgttgTGTCACAGTGActaattcttctttttctgcctgTTCCAGTGTCACCCTGCTGAATCTCTCAGACTCTTTGTGCCTCACTGCTGCAGCGCCATCACCCACATCACTGCCAGTGCGTacagctctgttctctctgtgtgtgtttgtgtttgtgtgtgtgtgtgtgtgtgtgtgtgtgtctgacagttctgatTCATGTGTGTGCTCCACAGATGAAGACGTGTTGAATGAAGAGGAGTTGGATAAAGAGCTGTTGTGGAACCTTCAGCTATTGTCTGAGGTGAGTCACTGAGAATCAAGTCTAATCTGTCCCATGCTAACACATTAAAACTGGTTCTCTAGcagagcacagtcacacagtcctgtGTCTGCCACTCTTGAGTTTTCTCATGCTCTTCTCATCCTGCGGAACAGGTAACGCGCGTGGACGGAGAGAAGCTGCTCCCGTATCGCGCGCAGCTGGTGCAGATCCTGCAGCTGACCCTGCGGCTGCGATGCAAACAGGGCTACAGTCTGGCCTGCAACCTGCTGCATCACATCCTGCGTTCCACGGCCCTCATCTACCCCACCGACTACTGCAGCGTGCCCGGGGGCTTCAGCAGACCACTCAGCGAGTACCTCCCCATAAAGGTACGCGCACccactgaaaaatacaaaatgctGCTTCATGAACAGACtgacaaatcaaaaaaaaaaaagaaaactgtgattCTGTGATGTAATTAAAAGCATTAAATTAGACACATAGTCTATGGGttctttttttgaaggaaaaagtcaggcttttttctttcctcttttttgggtttttttgctgactcctctctctctctctctctctctctgtctctctgtctctctgtctctctctctctgtctctctctctctctctgtctctctgtctctctctctctctctctgtctctctctctctctctctctctctctctctctctctccctctctctctctgtctctctctctctctctctgtctctctctctctctctctctctctctctctctctccctctctctctctgtctctctctctctctctctctctctctgtctctctctctctctgtctctctctctctctctctctctctctctctccctctctctctctgtctctctctctctctctctgtctctctctctctctccctctctctctctctgtctctctctctgtctctctctctctctctctgtctctctctctctctctctctctctctgtctctctctctctctctctgtctgtaggacTGGGGTCGTCCGGGTGATTTGTGGGACCTGCAGATCCGTTGGCATGTGCCCAGTGCAGAGGAGACAGAATTTGTCTTCTATGTGCTGGACCTGCTTCTGCAACCTGAGCTTCAGCGTCTCCAGAGATACGCCCAGGGAGAGCAGGACATGAGCAGGTCAGAGGTCGCGACTCAAAGATCACAGGACCACTTCATGTCATGGGGAACATTCCAAAAAGTCACACAGTCAAAGGAAAACGGATGATTATGTAGTTATGTAGCACTGTTAAATGCGGTCTATGGGAATGCACTGTACTGGTTTTAGACTGGACTTATTAGTGAAAAACTACAAGGTGTGAGGACAAATTGAGACAGAAAGCAGAGTCATCCGGTCTTAGACTGCATCTACAGACACTCATTCATGAATGTCCTTTTCTGAATGTCGAGCGCTCTTAGTTATCTGGGGAATTCTAATTAAATGTGTTTGAGATTGTGATCACTGACCTGCCCTGATCTTCTCCCCATGCATGTCTCTTCCACAGGGATGACGTTCTCCAGAGCTTGTCCATAGTGCAGCATTGCCTTCTGGGAGCTGGGAGCATGCTGCCCCCACTGGACGGCCCTCCAGTCACAGGCCTGTGAGTGGGAGTAATCTTActgttgtcaaaaaaaaaaaaaaaaaaggcctaacACTCCTCTACTTGTGATactgttgtttgtgtgctgtgataAACGTGACCACTCATGTTGTGCCTTTGTCTTTTAATCAGAGTTCCCAGCTTGGTGAGTCTGGAGGAGACTAAGCTGTTCATAGGGGTGAACTATGGTAAGATGCAGTCTGTTGTCCTGCATTGCTATTCCTGTGTGTGGGATTTAAAATCTAAATCAGTGGGATTTGTAGTGTTTCCCTGAAACAATGTGATCTGTCAACTCCTCTGTGAGGTTATTGTGTTAAGCGAAACCACCACTgagccaagaaaaaaaaccctgaatctATTTCTGATCTTTGTGTTAATGTCTGAGGTCTTTGTCTGGCCGGATCTGATAATACTAATGTTCCACAGATGAGTCCAGAGAGAACTACAGAGAGGCCATCTGCAAAGTCATGAGACAGCTGCTACGTGAGTGCCTgccttacttacacacacacacacaaacacaaacacagaccttcGCTCTCACAGACTTGTCCTCTCACACAATCCTCAGCTGGATCCCCCTGTTGTTAACTCACCAGTCTGTTTTGATGTTCTCTTCAGATCATATTCTGGAACATTCAGAGGATGACACCAAGTCCCTCTTTGCCATCATTAAAGTGAGTGAAACAGGTTGTCAGCAATGTGACTTGTGTAACATGGCTTTTGCCCTCAACTTCACAACAGTTTTATATTTAATAATTCTATAATAATTCTATAAAGTTAATTTAATGCCGTTGGTGTGGAGGCAGAACTAAGCTTTCCCTCtaagtccctctctctctctctctctctctctctctctctctctttttctctctttctttttatctcctTCAGATCATCAGTGACCTGATGCATTTTAAAGGTTCCCACAAGCATGAGTTTGACTCTCGCTGGAAGAGCTTCACTCTGGTGAAGAAGTCCATGGAaaacagagtgagtgaatgaaagcGTTAGTCATCTACGCAGAGAGAGTCACATTCAGACCACTGGAACTCGTCCCTTACCTCACAGAGATTACAtccagtctgtttctctttgagtCTTTAGTTTGGATTGTGTTTAGTCTCTAGTCTTATGTACGTTTTGGTGTCTGGTATTTGGGCGTCACGTTGACAGTTAGCTGCTGTCAAGAGAGATGGTTTGCGTTGTTACAGAcaatctttttctctgtctcccctcagCTTCATGGGAAAAAGCAGCACATTCGAGCTCTGCTCATCGACAGAGTGCTCCTCCAGCACGAGGTACGATAACGAGCTGATCTTCTCCGCTAGCTACAGCTGGAGACGCGTGCTTTTCCGTTACCGATGTGTctgatctgttttatttatttttcactggtAGATGCGTAAGCTGTTGGTGGAAGGCTGTGAGTATAAAACCATACACCAGGACCTGCTGAAAGACCTCTTACGACTTTCCACCAGCACATACAGCCAGGTGAGCTTGGATTGGCCTctaatcaccacacacacttgACTTTCCCCATGCATGCAATTAGTGCTTCTCTGTCAGTATCCCCCTATCCAGCCACATGCAATCAATACATTCATCCATTCTTCAACCCTTTACCTTCTCACCGTTAACTATATGATAGTCACTGCTCAATAAACCGTACTGAGTACACACTGTAGTACGAATCAAAGACAAATCAAGCATGGGAGCAAAAATATATGCCCCACAACACGTGAGATATGCAACAGCCAAGGTTTGTTGTTAGTGTCTGACAGGTTTTATCTTTTCTGTATAGAGACATTTacccttgtttttgtttttttttctttttttaattccaggTCCGCAGCAAAGCCCAGAGTGTTTTTTTCACAGCGCTGGGAGCA contains:
- the psme4b gene encoding proteasome activator complex subunit 4B isoform X2, which produces MKKDPVETIGFIPQKDIIYNKLLPYADRLDNESNELLAKIKGNLGRAVQLRELWPGVLFWTRKLSTYLRLYGRKFSKEDHVLFIKLLYELVTIPKLEISMMQGFARLLINLLKKKELLSRDDLELPWRPLYELYERILYSKTEHLGLNWFPNSVENVLKTLVKSCRPYFSESATQEMLDEWRPLLCPFDVTMQKAVGYFELFLPTIMPPEQHDKGFKLWFDELMDLWVSVQNLPSWEGNLVNLFARLANDNIGYVNWDPYIPKIFTRILRSFNLPVGSSQMIVPRYLTNSYDIGHVVLWISSMLGGPGNQAQKQLNGLFSSIASFYHPSNNGRWLMKLMKLLQRLPASVVRRLHRERYKKPCWITPVPASHRLTDQDVTDFVESMKQPVLMAMFSKTGSMDAAQALQNLALMRPELVIPPVLEKTYPAMETLTEPHQLTATLSCMIGMARSLLSGGRHYPEGPAHVLPLLMRALPGVDPNDFSKCMITFQFIATFTTLVPLVDCSSALHEKNDLTEMERELCSASAEFEDFVLQFMDRCFALIESSTLEQTREETETEKMTHLESLVELGLSSTFSTILTQCSMEIFKVALEKVFNFATTNIFETRVAGRMVADMCRAASKCHPAESLRLFVPHCCSAITHITANEDVLNEEELDKELLWNLQLLSEVTRVDGEKLLPYRAQLVQILQLTLRLRCKQGYSLACNLLHHILRSTALIYPTDYCSVPGGFSRPLSEYLPIKDWGRPGDLWDLQIRWHVPSAEETEFVFYVLDLLLQPELQRLQRYAQGEQDMSRDDVLQSLSIVQHCLLGAGSMLPPLDGPPVTGLVPSLVSLEETKLFIGVNYDESRENYREAICKVMRQLLHHILEHSEDDTKSLFAIIKIISDLMHFKGSHKHEFDSRWKSFTLVKKSMENRLHGKKQHIRALLIDRVLLQHEMRKLLVEGCEYKTIHQDLLKDLLRLSTSTYSQVRSKAQSVFFTALGAYNFCCRDITPQVLQLLDPNRTDVTQQQFKGALYCLLGNHSGVCLGNLHDWDCIALTWPAMVRSGLSVAMSLEKPSIVRLFDDLADKVHRQYETIGIDFAVPDSTVLLAGRITESKAPVPNPGTPTDQEIEQGIALQQAKNLDSVQKYERLVSDLLECLDDRDLPWKFEHMAIGFLSLLLRDDHPLPAPAVLFFVQSLNHDALIVRKMAISSVGGILKQLKRPRKKVAVCPSEISGVTEPEGLIAGDRPGNEWLQYDTNKLPRSQQDWENFHFVEKTHWGYYTWPKKLMLYAPTAEQPNDLTPEDMNERERIIYDHFSDPGFIAQLIEFLALEDRKGKDKFNPRRFCLFKGLFRNYTDAFLPVLRPHMERLANDSHESTQRCVAEIIAGLVRGSKHWGYSKVEALWDFLIPLMRTALSKITVETYTDWGTCVATACESRDPRKLHRLLEMLMECPLSGEGGSFVDACHLYVLQGGLAQQEWRVPELLHRLLCYLEPKLTQVYKNVRERIGSVLTYIFMIDVMLPHTLPTKSPHISEFTQRVMCRLKPLLEGEEEIQNHVVEENGVGEQDERTQAIKLLKTVLKWLMASAGRSFSTPVSQQLQLLPLLFKIAPVENDDSYDELKRDAKTCLSLMSQGLLYPEQIPLVLQVLKEIAGSSSWHARFSVLTYLQIMVFYNLFTMLSSEQAVRDVRALVIRLLEDEQLEVREMAATTLSGFLQCNFLAMDASMQTHFEALCKTRLPKKRKRDRGSIVDTIPSVDLVRRHAGVLGLSACILSSPYDVPTWMPQLLMDLSAHLNDTQPIEMTVKKTLSNFRRTHHDNWLEHKQQFTDDQLLVLTDLLVSPCYYA